The sequence below is a genomic window from Nitrospinaceae bacterium.
CGGCGATCTTCGCGTTTCCATGATCATTGGTCTCGCTCTCATCGAATCGCTGGTTATTTATACGTTCGTAATTTGTCTGATCATTATTCTTTGATTCAGGCGACGTTCACGTAAAATGTAGGGGGGGCAAGGTGACTTGCCCCCCCTTTCATATTCCCGTTCTCAACGGCTCGGGCCGACAGATGGTGAAAAAAAAAAGCTCTAAAACTCCTCTCAAAAAATCACGCACCTCAACTGCGGAACCAGCCAAATTACCACCGTTAATTTCCTCAGATTACTCGACCGAAAAAATTCCCGAAGCCACTATAAGACGGATTTCGTCTTACCAACGAATTCTCTACCAAATTAACGAAGAAGGAATTAAGGTCGCTTCCTCGTCGGAAATCGCGAAACGTTGCGGGATTAAACCTGCCCAACTAAGAAAAGATTTAGCCTACTTCGGTGAATTCGGCGTCAGAGGCAAGGGCTATTATGTCGAGGAGTTACGCTCAAATTTCAAGAGAATACTCGGCGTCACGAACACGTGGAAAGTAGTCCTCGTCGGTGCCGGAAATCTCGGCTCCGCCCTGCTCGCCTACAAAGAGTTCCTCTCCCACGGCTTTATTATCAATGCGGTTTTTGACAAATTCCCTGAAAGCGCCCGGCCACAAAAGCCAGGTGCTCCCCCGGTCCTCCCTATGGAAGATCTAAAGTCTGTCGTGAGAAAAAGGAAAATCGAAATTGGTATTGTCGCCGTCCCAAGCGAAGCAGCGCAAAGTGTAGTAAACAGACTTACTGAATTTGGCATTCGTGGAATTCTCAACTTCGCCCCGACACAGGTATTTGCACCTGAACACGTCTGGATAAAGAATGTTGATCTGGGTAGTGAACTAGAGCAATTATCCTACCATCTCTCAAAAATCAACGAGAACTTATAAGAACATGAACTCGCAGGCCAATTCTTACACCCAGATCGTAGAAAATTGGATCCTAGGCGTGGACACATCAACAGTCCGGGGTGGGGTGGCTCTCATTTCTCCGGACAAAGCAACTACCCTCTCGACTAATCTTCCAGACGGCATTCGGACTTCTCGTGTTTTACTGCCCGCCATTCGCGATCTTTTGAAACAGGCCAATATCGGGGAAAATTCCATCACGGCGGTAGGCGTGTCTCTCGGGCCGGGCTCCTTTACAGGCATTCGCATCGGCCTAGCCACCGTCAAGGGATTGGTACTAGGCATTGGATGTCCCGTCTACGGGATTTCTTCTCTCGATGCTCTTGCGGAATCTGCCCTAAATGAATGGATGAAATTGGAGAATAAACTTCCAGATTGGATACTTCCATGCCGCGATGCACGCCATGAAGAACTATTTTCGGCACTTTTCAAACCTATCCGCAATGGCGACAAGATACATGCAAAACGAAATTCGGAAGATATAGTATCTTTTCGGGATAAAGTTCCAATTCCAGCAGAAGGAGAAATTTTGATCGTTGCCCCTGAAAATGATCGCCCAGAGTTAAACTTTGGCGGCACAATAAGTCAGCGAGTCCTATATTCCAATATGAATATTGCACCAGAAGGGGTTGCCTGGCTTACAAAGCAAGCAATAAGCCTAAATATTTCACCCTCGGGACCGAGCCTTGAGCCAATTTATGGCAGAAAACCGCGAGCAGAGACACAATGGTCAAGCGAAAAAACTTGACCTTATCAATTCAATTTCGTAGGTTCGTGATAACTACAGTGCCCTAAGGGGGAAGGATACCGCATTTAAATTTATTTTACTGTCGCTCAAATAGATTAACATTTTGAAAAAAGGAGAGTTGTTCTATGGAGTCCACTAACGAAACCAATGTTTCAGAGAAAGAAAATCCCTCGGAAGATGATTATCAGCGTTTAAAGAATGAACATACTAGTCTCGAAGAAAAATTATATAAGCTAGAAGAATTGAAATTCCCCTCTGAATCAGAAGAATCCCAGATAAGACAACTAAAAAAACAAAAACTTTCACTCAAAGAGCAGATGGAGAAAATCTAGCTTAAGGGGAGCGAAAGATTGCCGGTTTCAAGGTAAAAAGTACGCTCAGATAGCAAGATCAACACTTTAGCCCTTGACCTTTAGTTTGAAACCAGCATATAGTTCTGCCGTTTTCGGTAATAGTTCTGGTTAGTAGCAACATGGAGTTGAGTTGTCAAAATTCATACAAATCAGGCCTTATTGGCTTGCGCTATTCCTATTTACATAAAGGTTGCGGCCTAATGCATCCGAGAGAAATTTTCGAGGTAAAAGAGTCTGTAGTAAGGAGGGGGCGGTGCGTTTACACGCGCCTCCCCCTGATTTGAATTTTTACCGCGAATTGTTTTCTCTGGATCAACCCAACCTGCCGGAGCCCCATCAGATACTCCGGTTGAGGAGTTTAGGCCGTGACTGCAAAAACCAGTTCAACAACCAAAATTAGAAACAAAAAAATTTCGGGCGCTGAAATCATATATCGCTGCCTTGAACTCGAAGGGGTGGAGTTTATATTTGGCCATCCTGGAGCTGTACTCCTCACACTCCTCGATTTATTTCTCAAGCGAAGCAAAATCAAGCATGTGCTCACTCGGCATGAGCAGTGCGCTGCTCACATGGCAGAAGGCTATGCTCGCGCCAGTGGCGGAGTAGGCGTGTGCCTGACGACTTCAGGTCCGGGCGCTACCAATCTCATTACAGGCATCACAGATGCCTATATGGATTCGATTCCCATTGTGTGTTTGACCGGTCAAGTATCCACCGCGATGGTCGGCAATGATGCGTTTCAAGAAGCCGATATAGTCGGAATGACCCGAACTGTTACCAAGCACAATTATCTCATCAAGGACATGAAAGACCTGGCGCCATCGATGCAAGAAGCTTTTCACATTGCCCGGACAGGCCGTCCCGGCCCCGTGCTTATAGATCTTCCCAAGGATATTATTCTTGGCGAGGCCGATTTTGTGGTGCCCGTTGGTGAACCCGATATACGAGGCTACAAACCGAAGACCACCGGACATATCCGGCAGATAAAGCGAGTTGCCGAGGCCATCAAGGTGGCCAAGAAACCGGTCCTCTATGTGGGGGGAGGTGTCATTCACGCCGAAGCCGACCAGGAAGTGAAAAATCTTGCCGAAAAAGCAGACATTCCTGTTACTTGGACCCTTCTCGGAGCAAGTGCTTTTCCAAGCGACCATCCTCTCGCACTTGGAATGCTAGGGATGCACGGCACCGCATATGCAAATTTAGCCATCGATGAATGCGACCTTCTTATCGCCGTGGGTGCACGCTTCGATGATCGTGTCACGGGCAAGATTTCGGAGTTTGCTAAAAATGCCGAAATTATCCACATCGATATTGATCCAACGGCAATCGGAAAAAATGTCAATGTTGCAATTCCCGTGGTGGGTGATGCTAAAAAAGTACTAGTCGAGGTGAACAAACTTATTAAGGGCCAAAAGCGTACGATTTGGCAAAAGCGTGTTGAACTCCTCAAAAAAGATTTCCCTCTTACTTTTAAAACTGCCGAAGGGGGGCCAATCAAGCCACAGGAGGCCATCGTCGCGCTAAGTGAGGAAGTTGGTAGTGCAGCCATCTACACGACTGAAGTTGGTCAACATCAGATGTGGGCTGCCCAGTACATCAAAGTCTCCTACCCTCGCCAGTTCATCTCCTCGGGCGGACTCGGCACCATGGGCTTCGGATTTCCCGCTGCAATCGGGGCCGCTTTGGCTCGCCCCGACAAGGTTGCAATAGATATCGCGGGTGATGGTAGCTTCCAGATGGTTCTTCAAGAACTAGCCACTGCCGTCCAATACGGGATTCCCGTCAAGGTCATCATCTTGAATAACTACGGCCTCGGGATGGTTCGTCAGTGGCAAGATCTATTCATGGACCGCCGTTTCAGCGAGGTTAGTCTTGAAGTTGGACCCGACTACGTACAACTTGCCGCCGCCTATGGCGCAAAGGGGCTACACATCGAGGACAGAAAAGATCTCCGCCCTGCGATTCAAGAAATGGTAAAAACACCTGGGCCGTTTATTCTCGATGTGAAAGTAGATCCGGACGAGCTTGTTTTTCCAATGGTCCCGGCCGGCGGCGCGAACAGGGACATGATTTTTGAAAAACCAAAGAAGAAAAAATCGCTAAAGGACAAACTTAGTGCCCTGCCAGACAATTAGGAGGATTCGCCCGTGGAGCTTTCCGGCTCTCAAATCGTAATCGAAGAACTGAAAGCCAACGGGGTGGAAATTGCATTCGGAATTCCCGGTGGAGCCATCATGCCCTTTTATGATGAGCTTAATAAAACCAAGTTCCCGCATATCCTCACTCGCCATGAACAAGGTGCTGCACACATGGCCGACGGCTATGCACGTGTCACCGGTAAGGTGGCCGCTGTCGTCACCACATCAGGGCCCGGCGCGACCAACATCATCACTGGCCTTTGCAACGCGAAAATGGACTCTGTCCCGATGATCGCAATCACCGGACAGGTCTCCTCGCCCACAATCGGAACCGATGCCTTCCAGGAGGCCGACACCTACGGGTGCACCATTCCGGTGACTAAACACAACTGGCTGATCAAGGATCCAAATGAGATTCAGGGAATCATGCGTGAGGCTGTTCGCGTTGCCACAACAGGGCGCCCAGGGCCCGTGGTTATAGATTTTCCCAAGGACATTCAAGTCGCCATGGCGGAATATAACCCG
It includes:
- a CDS encoding redox-sensing transcriptional repressor Rex, whose amino-acid sequence is MVKKKSSKTPLKKSRTSTAEPAKLPPLISSDYSTEKIPEATIRRISSYQRILYQINEEGIKVASSSEIAKRCGIKPAQLRKDLAYFGEFGVRGKGYYVEELRSNFKRILGVTNTWKVVLVGAGNLGSALLAYKEFLSHGFIINAVFDKFPESARPQKPGAPPVLPMEDLKSVVRKRKIEIGIVAVPSEAAQSVVNRLTEFGIRGILNFAPTQVFAPEHVWIKNVDLGSELEQLSYHLSKINENL
- the tsaB gene encoding tRNA (adenosine(37)-N6)-threonylcarbamoyltransferase complex dimerization subunit type 1 TsaB — its product is MNSQANSYTQIVENWILGVDTSTVRGGVALISPDKATTLSTNLPDGIRTSRVLLPAIRDLLKQANIGENSITAVGVSLGPGSFTGIRIGLATVKGLVLGIGCPVYGISSLDALAESALNEWMKLENKLPDWILPCRDARHEELFSALFKPIRNGDKIHAKRNSEDIVSFRDKVPIPAEGEILIVAPENDRPELNFGGTISQRVLYSNMNIAPEGVAWLTKQAISLNISPSGPSLEPIYGRKPRAETQWSSEKT
- a CDS encoding acetolactate synthase large subunit (catalyzes the formation of 2-acetolactate from pyruvate; also known as acetolactate synthase large subunit), which produces MELSGSQIVIEELKANGVEIAFGIPGGAIMPFYDELNKTKFPHILTRHEQGAAHMADGYARVTGKVAAVVTTSGPGATNIITGLCNAKMDSVPMIAITGQVSSPTIGTDAFQEADTYGCTIPVTKHNWLIKDPNEIQGIMREAVRVATTGRPGPVVIDFPKDIQVAMAEYNPRTPAAIGPSTDLDAITPEPDTKAIDRLIDEIGRAKRPVILAGSGIMKAGASAELAEFARRSEIPVINTLLGLGGFPGTDPLFLGMPGMHGTAYANLALCECDLLINLGGRFDDRVTGKISSFATGATIAHVDIDAAELGKRVETDIPILADVRDVLVMLNAHVKKK
- a CDS encoding YdcH family protein, with product MESTNETNVSEKENPSEDDYQRLKNEHTSLEEKLYKLEELKFPSESEESQIRQLKKQKLSLKEQMEKI
- the ilvB gene encoding biosynthetic-type acetolactate synthase large subunit, which produces MSGAEIIYRCLELEGVEFIFGHPGAVLLTLLDLFLKRSKIKHVLTRHEQCAAHMAEGYARASGGVGVCLTTSGPGATNLITGITDAYMDSIPIVCLTGQVSTAMVGNDAFQEADIVGMTRTVTKHNYLIKDMKDLAPSMQEAFHIARTGRPGPVLIDLPKDIILGEADFVVPVGEPDIRGYKPKTTGHIRQIKRVAEAIKVAKKPVLYVGGGVIHAEADQEVKNLAEKADIPVTWTLLGASAFPSDHPLALGMLGMHGTAYANLAIDECDLLIAVGARFDDRVTGKISEFAKNAEIIHIDIDPTAIGKNVNVAIPVVGDAKKVLVEVNKLIKGQKRTIWQKRVELLKKDFPLTFKTAEGGPIKPQEAIVALSEEVGSAAIYTTEVGQHQMWAAQYIKVSYPRQFISSGGLGTMGFGFPAAIGAALARPDKVAIDIAGDGSFQMVLQELATAVQYGIPVKVIILNNYGLGMVRQWQDLFMDRRFSEVSLEVGPDYVQLAAAYGAKGLHIEDRKDLRPAIQEMVKTPGPFILDVKVDPDELVFPMVPAGGANRDMIFEKPKKKKSLKDKLSALPDN